From the genome of Manduca sexta isolate Smith_Timp_Sample1 unplaced genomic scaffold, JHU_Msex_v1.0 HiC_scaffold_3204, whole genome shotgun sequence:
TCTCtcaaaccaattaaaaaaattataaatcaaccCAATAAAATTCTCTATTTGGCTTAGGAAGATATGTATTCTTTTATTGTATGCACGTCACGTCAAAcacaaaatatgaaacaaaaccCTAACAATAAATATCGGATATTTACtactatatacatttaaaataattcttaaaactACATATCTATTGgcaaagatatttttaacaagCGTTAATAAAAATACGCTTATTTTGAATTCCAGGCGAAACGAGTTTGCGTCATTGGCGCTGGCGTAGCCGGTTTGGCTTCCGCAAGATATCTTAAAGAAGAAGGTATTAATTTTACAGTTTTAGAATCGACTAGATACGTCGGCGGTACCTGGAGATATGATCCAAGGGTGGGCACCGACGAAAATGGCCTCCCCTTACATACAAGCATGTACAGCAATCTAAGGTATGTATCAATTTCTTTAACagtttttatgcaataaatttattgtctatataaatacttatgtaCCTACTGATAAGAAATCAGATATAAACAGGTACTTAAGTGTTCGaagaaataaaaccaaaatcttTATCTCCATATCATATgtttagcaataaatattttaatatcataaaactctatatctatataatactaCGTGATGCATGCTTAATACCAAATACACTTTATTGCATGGTTTAGAATAGATATCCTTCTGTTGGTATGCacagatatttataattaatataatgattgCAATGCAAATGAAATGCTCTACACTCCGGGAAATTCGGTGTACACTAGAGCTACACAGAGTTATTCAAACACTGTACAGTAGTGTG
Proteins encoded in this window:
- the LOC119192807 gene encoding senecionine N-oxygenase-like, giving the protein MYKIVLFVFVLLNLSDRNTVAAKRVCVIGAGVAGLASARYLKEEGINFTVLESTRYVGGTWRYDPRVGTDENGLPLHTSMYSNLRTNLPKPTMEMRGFPLPD